Genomic DNA from Lutibacter sp. A80:
ATCAAAAGCAACTGAAAGTCCTTTTTGACCTGCAGCTAAATTTCTTCTGTAAAAAGCATTTGATTCTTCTGCAGTTGAGAAACCTGCGTATTGACGAACCGTCCAAGGACGCATAGCATACATTGCGCTATAAGGTCCTCTTAAAAATGGAGGTACACCAGCAGCATAACCTAAATGTTCGGCTTCTGAAATATCTTCTTTTGAAAATTGTTTTTTTACAGGGATTCCTTCAGGAGTATTCCAAACGTCTTGATTCTCTGAAGTTGCAGCTGTTTGCTTAACAGCTGAATTTAATTTTATATCTGAAAAATCTGGTTTCATACTTCTTAAGATTTTAAGGTTTTTTGAACTTTTTCCTGAATAGCAGAAAGTGTTACAAGAACATCAGTTCTCATATTAACAACACCATCTAAACCAAGTTCAGTTAATTCATCCATGTTTTTAGGAGCACCGGCTAATAACAATACTTTGTTTTTAGCAATAGCTCTAAATGCTTTTATAAATGCAACAGCACTTTCATCGTAATCTTGATCTGAACTACAGATTACCACTACGTGAGCGTCTGATTTTGCACTTTCTGTTGCAGCTTCTTCAGCGCTATTAAAACTTTCTTCTTGGTGAACGTCAAAACCACTAACACCAATAAAGTCGTAAGCAAAAGCTGCTCTAGCTTTACGCATATTTAAGTTTCCAAAACTTGCTAACTGTACAATTGGACGTACTTTTGTTTCTGCTACTAACTCTTCAGTAACTCTACGCATAGCTTCAATTTCTAATGAAGCTCTTCTTGGAGTTAATGTTTTTGAATCGGCTGCTCCTCCTTTAGAAAGAACATCTACAGCAACAGTTTCCATTAGGTTAGGGTATTTGTTAATACCTACCATTGGAGTTCTACGTTGGCTAATTAATTTTAATTTTTTTAAACGAATTTCAGCAATTTGTTGTTGAATAGTTTCGTTTTCAAAAGCAGTATAAAAACCACCATCAGCTTCAATAGCTTGGAATAAAACCAATGCTTTTTCAGCTATTTTTGAAGAAACTTCTTCAATATAGTATGATCCATCAACAGGATTTGAAACTTTACCAAAGTAAGATTCTTCTCTTAAAATTGTAGTAATATTACCAGCAATTCTACTTGAGAAATCTGAAGGGTTTTTAAATTCTTTATCGTAAGCATCAATTAAAACACCATCTACATTTCCTAATATTGCAGACATTGCTTCAGTTGTACAACGCAATAAATTAGTTTCAGCATCTGTTACAGATTTACTCCAAATTGAAGTTTTAGCTGTAATGGTATTTGTAAGTTCAGAAACTCCGTATTTGGTAGCAACTTCAGCTAATAAACTGTTAAATGCTCTAAATTTACCAATTTCAACAAAGTACTCTAAGCCAATTGCTAGTTTAAAGTTTAAGTTGTTAAAAATTGTTTGCGTTTCAATACCTTTTTCTGAAAGTTTTTCAATTAAGAAAACCAACGAGTTTAATGTGTACGCAATTTCTTGAACTTGGTTTGCACCTGAATCTAAATATTCAGTTCCTGAAACTGTGATAGCTTTAAAGTTAGGAAAATCAGCAGTTAATTTTACAAGTTCTGCAATTACTTCAATTTGAGAAGCATTAAAAGAACCAGTAGTTACATAATTTGAAATAACTCCTGTATTAATATAACCTTTTAAATTGCTGTCTTTTGCAAAAGCAACTAAATCAGTTGTAAAAGCAACAGCATCATCTGTTATTTCGAAAGAAACAGTTGTTGCATTTAAATCTATTCCATTAAGAAGGTTTGCTATAGATACATTTTCTTTTAATTGAAAAATAATTCCATTCATTCCTTCCTCAACAGCTTTTATAGCTAATTTATTTCCATTTTCAGCTGTTGTAACTGTAATGCTACGATAGTTGACTAAAGATTGAGAGTTTTCTCCAGTATTTTGAAGCTGCTCAATTTTATTTTCTATGCTGTAGCAAGGTTGAATATTGATACCAGTAAGGTTTTTCCAAACCAGTTTTTTATCAAAATCAGCTCCTTTTAAATCTGCGGTCACTCTTTCCATCCACTGTTCTGTTGAAACAGGAGGGAATTCAGAAAAAAGTGCTTTATTTTTATCGCTCATTATGTTTGAATTTAATATGAATTTAAAATTTAGAGTCTTTAAAATTAAAAAAAATAAAGACTCTAATTTTAATAAATTTATTTAATCATTAAACTACTTCCAAAACGTTCGAAAATAGCTTTATCTAATTCTTCTCTATGATCTGGATGTGCTACGTCTCTTAAAGCAGTGGCTCTTTGTTTTAAGTTTCTTCCAAATAATTCAGCTACACCATATTCGGTAGCAACAAATCTTGCATGTGCACGTGTTGTAACAACACCAGCACCTACTTTTAAAGTAGGTGTAATTTTAGAGACTCCTTTTGCAGTAGTTGATGTAATAGCACAAATTGGTTTTCCTCCTGTTGATAAAGCTGCACCACGCATAAAGTCCATTTGACCACCAACACCAGAGAACATTCTTGTTCCAATTGAATCAGCACAAATTTGACCGGTTAAATCAACTTCAATTGCTGAATTAATAGCAGTTACAGAAGGGTTTTGACGAATAACAGCAGTATCATTTACATACGCAATATCTCGCATTTCAATTTCAGGATTATCATCCATAAAATCGTATAAACGACGTGATCCCATAGCAAAACCTGATACTATTTTATAAGGGTTTGTTTTCTTTTTAGAGCCATTAACAATTCCTTTTTCTACTAAATCTACAATTCCTTCAGCAAACATTTCAGTATGTACACCTAGGTTTTTGTGATTATGTAAGAAAGTTAAAACAGCATTTGGAATACCACCAATACCCATTTGAAGTGTTGCTCCATCATCAATTATTTCAGCAATATTTTTACCGATAGCACTTTCTGTTTCTGTAGGTTCTACAAATTTCATTTCGTAGATTTCTTCTTCTATTTCAACACAAGCATCAAAGTTGTTAATGCTAATTTGAGCATCTCCAAAAGTACGAGGCATTAATGGGTTAATTTGTGCAATTATTTTTTTACCTTGTTCTATTCCTGAAAGTACAATATCAACAGAAACTCCTAAAGAACAAAATCCATGTTTATCTGGAGGAGAAACGTTTACCATTACTACATCTAAATCCATATACCCTTCACGGAAAAGTGTTGGGATATCGCTTAAAAAAATTGGAATATAATCTGCAGTATCTCCAATATTTTTTCTAATATTTCCTCCAATAAAGAAGGCATTTGTATGGAAACTTTCTCTTAATTCTGGAGCTACATATCCACATTCACCTTCGGTATGTAGGTGGCAAATTTCTACACCTTTTAATTCAGGTGCTCTAGCTACCATTGCTTTAATTAAAGCTTGTGGTGTAGCAGATCCTCCTTGAATTAAAACTCTATCTCCTGATTTTATTAATTTAACAGCATTTTCGGCTGTCATTTTATTTGGTATATTCATTTTATAACGTTTATTATAAGTTGTTTCATCAACTTTTTTAATATTATTTATTTCACTATCCTAAGAAACTTAATATAATACCTGCTGCAATTGCAGAACCAATAACTCCAGAAACATTAGGAGCCATTGCGTGCATTAATAAGTAGTTACTTGGGTCAGATTTTAATCCTTCGTGGTGAACAACACGCGCACTATCTGGAACAGCAGAAACACCTGCAGCACCAATTAATGGGTTTATTTTATTATCTCCTTTAAGGAATAAATTCATAAACTTAGCGAATAATAATCCTCCACAAGTTGCAATAACAAATGAGATTGCTCCTAATCCAAAGATTAACATAGAATCTTCAGTAATAAAGATATCTGCTTGTGTAGAAGCACCTACTGTTACACCTAAAAGAATGGTTACAATATCAATTAATTTTGTTCTTGCAGTGTCAGCTAAACGTTCAGTTCTTCCAGATTCTTTTAATAAATTTCCAAAGAATAACATACCTAATAATGGTAATGCACTAGGAGAGATGAATAATGTTAAAATTAAACCAACAACAGGGAAAATCATTTTTTCTTTTTGAGTTACAGCTCTTGGTGGTTTCATTTTAATTTTTCTATCCTTTTTCGAAATTAATAAACGCATTAAAGGAGGTTGAATTACAGGTACTAATGCCATATAAGAATAAGCTGCAATTGCAATTGGTCCAATTAAGTTTTTAACTGTAGTACCATCTGCAAGTATATTTATACCGTTTGCTAATTTAG
This window encodes:
- a CDS encoding sodium ion-translocating decarboxylase subunit beta, with translation MKKVIIIFCALSLLIFIRPALGLGTNTNSTNLENTVQTEQVENTTNSGSQIGALKGIEQFYNYTGFANVTSGHVIMIVIGIIFIFLGIKYDYEPLLLIPIGTGVILGNIPFVAGNQTGIYETGSVLNYLYFGVVKGVYPPLIFLGIGAMTDFSSLIANPKLMLLGAAAQIGVFATFMGALYLGFSLPEAGAIGIIGGADGPTAIFLSSKLANGINILADGTTVKNLIGPIAIAAYSYMALVPVIQPPLMRLLISKKDRKIKMKPPRAVTQKEKMIFPVVGLILTLFISPSALPLLGMLFFGNLLKESGRTERLADTARTKLIDIVTILLGVTVGASTQADIFITEDSMLIFGLGAISFVIATCGGLLFAKFMNLFLKGDNKINPLIGAAGVSAVPDSARVVHHEGLKSDPSNYLLMHAMAPNVSGVIGSAIAAGIILSFLG
- a CDS encoding acetyl-CoA hydrolase/transferase family protein, producing MNIPNKMTAENAVKLIKSGDRVLIQGGSATPQALIKAMVARAPELKGVEICHLHTEGECGYVAPELRESFHTNAFFIGGNIRKNIGDTADYIPIFLSDIPTLFREGYMDLDVVMVNVSPPDKHGFCSLGVSVDIVLSGIEQGKKIIAQINPLMPRTFGDAQISINNFDACVEIEEEIYEMKFVEPTETESAIGKNIAEIIDDGATLQMGIGGIPNAVLTFLHNHKNLGVHTEMFAEGIVDLVEKGIVNGSKKKTNPYKIVSGFAMGSRRLYDFMDDNPEIEMRDIAYVNDTAVIRQNPSVTAINSAIEVDLTGQICADSIGTRMFSGVGGQMDFMRGAALSTGGKPICAITSTTAKGVSKITPTLKVGAGVVTTRAHARFVATEYGVAELFGRNLKQRATALRDVAHPDHREELDKAIFERFGSSLMIK
- a CDS encoding methylmalonyl-CoA mutase family protein, encoding MSDKNKALFSEFPPVSTEQWMERVTADLKGADFDKKLVWKNLTGINIQPCYSIENKIEQLQNTGENSQSLVNYRSITVTTAENGNKLAIKAVEEGMNGIIFQLKENVSIANLLNGIDLNATTVSFEITDDAVAFTTDLVAFAKDSNLKGYINTGVISNYVTTGSFNASQIEVIAELVKLTADFPNFKAITVSGTEYLDSGANQVQEIAYTLNSLVFLIEKLSEKGIETQTIFNNLNFKLAIGLEYFVEIGKFRAFNSLLAEVATKYGVSELTNTITAKTSIWSKSVTDAETNLLRCTTEAMSAILGNVDGVLIDAYDKEFKNPSDFSSRIAGNITTILREESYFGKVSNPVDGSYYIEEVSSKIAEKALVLFQAIEADGGFYTAFENETIQQQIAEIRLKKLKLISQRRTPMVGINKYPNLMETVAVDVLSKGGAADSKTLTPRRASLEIEAMRRVTEELVAETKVRPIVQLASFGNLNMRKARAAFAYDFIGVSGFDVHQEESFNSAEEAATESAKSDAHVVVICSSDQDYDESAVAFIKAFRAIAKNKVLLLAGAPKNMDELTELGLDGVVNMRTDVLVTLSAIQEKVQKTLKS